The nucleotide sequence GGTAGGCCGCATAGACTAGGCCCAAGGCTATGATAAGCCCAAAGAGCCCGCCAAACGGCACCACCGTGCCAAGCGCGCCGCCCATGCCCAGCCCAAAGACGCGGCAGACCGTCAGGATGCCCAGGCAGATCAACGCCACCTCGGCCCCGTAGAACTTGGAGGTTTCCGGCTGGTCTTCTTCCGACAGGATCGGACCAAGGCTCGGGTTCAACCAGCAGCGCCCCAGTGTGTAGATCAGGTAGAGTGAGGCCAGAAGTGCGCCGGGGATGAACGCGCCGCGGAACAGATCGAGCGTGGAGACCTCAAGCACCGGCCCCATGACGATCAGCATGATCGAGGGTGGGATCAAGATGCCCAACGTACCACCCGCGGTGATCGTACCGGCAGCCAGTTTTACGTCATAGCCAGAGCGGCTCATCGTGGCCCCGGCCATGATGCCAAGCAGCGTCACCGACGCGCCCACGATGCCGGTTGCCGCCGCGAAGATGGTTGACACGATCAGCACCGCGATAAACAGCGCCCCGCGCACGCGGGCCATGATCATCTGGATGGAGGCGAAGAGCCGTTCCATCAGGCCTGCGCTTTCCATCACGATGCCCATCAGCACGAAGAGCGGCACCGCCATCAGCTGGTCGTTCAGCATGGTGGAGTTGGTGTTGAGCGTCATCAGCAGCGTCGTCAGCTTGAAGTTCGACCCCCAGATACCGAAGACGAATGCCAGGAATATCAGCGTGAAGGAGATCGGGAACCCGATGAAGATCACGAACAGCATCGCGCCCAGCATGATCAGCCCGATGATTGGCTTATCCAGGTTCGGGCGTGCGCTCATAATCTCGGTGAACCACGCACCGCCCGGGATGACATCGGGCAGGAAGATCGCCAGCGACAGCCAGATTATGAAGACAGCATAGACGGGGAGGAAGCGGACAAACCACTTCTCCCGTTCTTTGCCCATCTTATGGAAGGCCCGGAAAATTTCGGGCAGGCCTTGCAACAACAGCAGCACGCCGCCGATAGGCATGGCCAGACGCGCGGGCCACAGGATCGGTTGCCATGCACTGTCGAGCGCCAGCCGTTCGCCGGTCTCATAGGACAGGAACCAATATTGCGACGCAACAACGGTAAAGAAGATCATCGACGGGATGAAGAACAGAAGATAGGCGACAGCGTCCACGGTCGCTTGGGTTTTGTCCGACCAGAAGCGATAGATAAAATCGGCGCGGATATGCACACCGCGCATAAGCCCGTAGCCCGCGCCGGCCATCCACAAGACACCGGCGATCATCCGGCTGAGATCGTAAGCTTGCAACGTCGGGCCAAGGCCCATCGAGCGGGCAAAATCTTCGTATCCTGCGTTCTGCAGGATGATGAAGGAGTTCCGCGAAAAGACCTCCCAGACAACGATCGCAATCAAGGGGACCATCATCAATGCGATGATCTGACCGGCCCGGTAGTTAATCACGTCGATCGCTGCGGTGATCGGGCGTTGCCACGCAGTCATATCAGCCGGAGTTTCGCCAGGGGCTTCAGCGCGCCGCTCGGCGATCAATTCATCCGCGATCTCCAGATCTTCTGGATTCGGTTCATCTGCCATGTGGCGGTCCCTCCCGTGGACATGGATTTGATATCCATGTTCTTAGTTTCGAAACGTCCGATGCTGAGGGCGCTTGGAAAGAAAGAACGAGCGGGCCCCCGGAAGGGCCCGCTCTGACCTGAATTACTTCAGTGTGTCTGCAAACGCGCGACCAAGGTTCGCGTTCGATGTCTGAGCACCGGCCCAGAATGGAACGGCGATCTTGGCGAACTCTGTCTGAGACGCCCAAACTTCTGCGAAGAACTCGTTCTCGTCAGCAGCAGCTTGCAGCGCTTTGGTCGCAGCAGCGGAGTACTCGGTGAAGTAGTCAGCTGGTGTGTCCTCAAGGATAACACCGTGGTTCTCGGTGAGGTCCTTCAGCGCTTTACCGTTTTCGTAGATACGGTAGGACAGCGATTTCGACAGCGACGCGGTAGACGCAACTTCGAGCGCTTTTTGCTCAAGCTCGGTCAGGCCGTTGTAGAAGTCTTTGTTCACATACATGTCTGCGTTCACGGTGACCTGGTGCAGGCCTTGCAGGTAGTAGTGCTTCAGCACTTTCTGGAAACCAAACACAGAGTCAGGCTTCGGGCAGCACCATTCAGCCGCGTCGATTGTGCCTTTTTCCAGAGCTGGCAGGATGTCGCCGCCGCCCATAGCAACAGCAGGAACGCCGATGTCAGCGTAAGCCGCGCCAACCATGCCTGGAGGGGCCCGGAAACGCATCTGGCGGAAGTCATCCATGGATGTGATCGGCTCTGGGAACCAGCCAAGGGCCTCTGGGCCAACCGGCTGCAGCATGAAGCCTTTGACGTTTACGCCCATTTCATCCCACAGACGGTCATACAGCTCTTTGCCGCCGCCAAACTGGAACCAGCTCAGGAACGCGATGTTGTCGAGACCAACACCAGCACCCGCAACAGGAGCGCCGAAGAGGTTGGCTGCAACGTGCTTACCGCCCCAGTAGTGTGTCCAGGCAAAGCCACCTTCGACCAGGCCCGCGTCAACCGCGTCCATGATGTCGCGTGGGCCAACGACAGCGCCGGCCGGCAGCACTTCGATGGTCAGCGATCCGCCTGTGAGCGCAGCAACGTCTTTGCCGAACTCATTGAGCATGACCACTTCGTCAGCAGTATTTGGCAGAACTGACTGGATACGCAGCACTTTTTCCGCCATGGCGCCAGTCGCCATCAACGCGAGGCCAACCGCACTGGCAGTTAGAGTTTTCAAGTTAAACATTAGGTCCTCCCTTAAGGTCCAAGCCTTCTTCTTCTGTTCTAAGCCGGCCAATGAAGGCATATTGCCCGGCGTATGGTTCAACTCTGGCAGGATGCCCCACCATAAGCGAATTGAATTCTTTCCCTATGTACCCTTTTCCGATTGGCTTAATGCCCCTTTCCGGTAGGCCATCCCTCCATAAGTCCAAGCCAAGGGCCCACGCCGATATTCACATCGACCACGCCGCGGTAGAACATCTCCCCCGCAACGTAGACGAGCACGATCAACCCGACCCACGATATCCAAGGGTACTTCGTTAGCAACTTCATAATAAGCGTGGCCGCAAAGGCCATCAGCACGATTGCGAGACCCAGCCCAAAAACCAGCATGGTCGTGTCGCCATCCGCAATGGCCGCAACGGCCAAAACATTGTCCAACGACATGGACACATCAGCGATGGTGATGGAAATCAGCGCCGACATCATCGTTTTTCGCGGCGGGCCAGTGTAGCCCTGTTCGGGATCATCAGCCATTTCCATGGCCTCCTCCGCATCGTCATGCGCTCCACCCTCGCGAATTTCGACGAAGAGCCTCCAGCACACCCAGAACAGCAAAATCGACCCAACAAAGAGGATACCTTTGATCCCCAGAAGGCTGGTTGCCACAATGGCGAACAGGATCCGCAGCACGGCGGCAATGATCATGCCGTAGAGGATCGCTTTTTTGCGCAGCTCCGGCGCAAGACCCGCCGCTGCCATGCCAATGATCAAAGCGTTGTCGCCAGAAAGGATCAGGTCGGCAATGATGATTTTGCCGAAATCGAGGATCGTATCCATATGGTCAGGCCATTTCTTTCGTTGGTGCGGCGGCGCCTTTCTCGGCGTCCTCCAGGATGAGGTCGGACGCCTTCTCGCCGATCATGATCGACGGTGCGTTGGTGTTGCCTGACACAATGATTGGCATTATGGAAGCATCCGCAACGCGCAGCCCCTCGATGCCTATGACTTTTAGGCGTGGATCAACGACCGCAGCGTCATCTACCCCCATTTTGCATGTGCCGGTCGGGTGGTAGATCGTCGTTGACGTGTTGCGCACCCATTCGAGGATTTCGTCGTAGTCGTCGCTGACGCCAGGCCCCGGCTGATGCTCTTCTGTGACGTACTGCGCGATGGGCGCGGTACCGGTAATCCTTCGGGTAATCCGCACCCCTTCGACGATAGTGTCGCAATCTGTCTTTGTTGCCAGATAGTTAGGGTGAATTTTCGGGTAGTCCCGCATATCCGCAGAGGCCAGCTCCATATGCCCGACGCTCTCCGGGCGCAATTGCAGCACCGATGCGGTGAACGCGGAAAACTTATGCGCGCCCTCGTCGATTTTGTCGGCCGAGAAAGGCTGGATGTGAAACTGAATGTCCGGCACTTCCAGATCCTCACGGGTCTTCAGAAAGCCTGTGCCAAGGCTGGCCGCCATGGCCATCGGGCCGCCACGGGTCGCGATGTATTGCAGGCCGATCATCGCCTGCTTGAAGTAACTCGACACCTCCGTGTTGATCGTCGGAAGGGACGTCTTGTAGACGGGCCGCGCCTGAAGATGGTCCTGCAGGTTTTTCCCTACGGCCTTGTTTTCATGGACCATTTCGATGCCAAGCGGCTTCAACTCATCCGCCGCACCGACGCCCGACACCATCAAAATCTGCGGCGAGGCCAGTGCGCCCGCAGAGAGGATGACCTCCTTGTTGGCCTTCATCGTGATCTGCTGGCCGTTGTGGTTGGCGATCAGACCCGTGCAGCGCTTGCCGTCAAATGTCAGCTTCTCGACCGCACAGCGCGTCAGCACAGTCAGGTTCTCGCGCGACTTGGCCGGGTTCAGATAAGCTACGGCGGAGGAACAGCGGCGACCATTGCGGGTGGTCAGCTGGAACAGCGACACGCCCTCTTGATCCGCGCCGTTGTAGTCTTTGGCCCGCTTGTACCCGGCATTCACCGCCGCCGTCAGCCAGTCGTCAACGCATTGGCGTGTGACAGTGGTATCAGAAACGGACAGAGGCCCGTCGCCGCCACGCAGCTCGTCTACCCGAGTGCCATTTTCGTAATTCTCGGAGCGTTTGAACAGCGGAGCGACGTCACTCCAGCTCCAACCGGTATTCCCGAGCTGGCGCCAGCCATCGTAGTCCTGCGCCTGACCGCGCACATAGAGCAGCCCGTTGATAGAAGATGAGCCGCCCAGAACCTTGCCACGCGGCCACTTGAGCGACCGACCATTCAACCCAGGGTCAGCCTCGGTTTCGTACATCCAGTCCGTGTTTGGATTGGACATGGTCTTGAAGTAGCCGACCGGGATGTGGATCCATGGGTAGGTGTCTTTGCCACCCGCCTCCAAGACCGCTACTTTATATTTGCCATTGGCCGAAAGTCGGTTTGCGAGAACGCAACCAGCGGAGCCTGCACCTACGATGATGAAGTCAAAGTCCACTCACTTCCTCCCAAAAGCGATAAATTTTTAAAAATTGGGACTTGAAGTCCCGTTTTTATACTGCATCATGGAACTATGAGTCGCACAAGCGAAAAATGTTCACGTTCGATTTGGGAGGATCAACATGGGCGACGGGAGCCGAATTCCGACGAACCTGCGCACCCTGCTTATTCTGGAAGCGGTAGGCCTTCAATCTGAACCGATGTCGCCCGCTGAGATCGGGCGGGCCATTGGACTACCAAAGCAAACCACCCACCGACTGTGCAACACCCTTCTAGAAGAAGGGTTCTTAATGAGAGATGAACGCGCACGCGGGCTGCGCCCCGGTCGGCGTGCACGTATGATGGGTGCGGGTGTTGTGCACAGCTCCTCCAGCCATGTCGCGCGGCATCAGGTGTTGCAGGAACTGGCGCGCGAAGTTGGCGAGACCGTGAACTTCGTCGTGCCGGAAGACCGCGGGATGTCATATCAGGACCGGGTAGAGACCGACTGGCCGTTCCGCATCCAGCTGCCAATTGGTACGAATGTCCCCTTTCATTGCACCGCGTCGGGCAAGACATACCTGGCCTCCCTTCCCAAAGCTGAGCGCCGTCGTCTGGTCCATGTTATGCATTTGGAAAGACACACCGAGTCCACGATCACTGATCCGGACACCTTCCTCGATGAACTGCAAGACATCGCGCGCCAAGGATACGCGCTGGACCGGTGCGAGTATTTTGAAGGCATGGTGGCTGTTGCCGTCCCCATATTGGACCCCACCGGCCGGTACTGCGCCTCTGTTGCGTTCCACGCGCCGGAACAGCGCATCAGCATTGAACTCGCCGAAACCAAGGTTGGTGTTCTTCAAGCCACCTCGCGCAAACTGACCGAGACTATCTTTTCATCCTAAGCTGAAGGGAACGGCGCATGTCCATAACGCTGCTGCGATCCCTTATTGCCGTGGCAGAGACCGGCAGCTTTGCGGCCGCATCCGCACGGGTAAATGTCAGCCAAGCCGCCGTGGGGCAGCAGATGAAACGGCTGGAAGAAAGTCTGGGCGTCACCTTGTTCGACCGTGACCGAAAAACCCCGAAGCTAAACCCACTGGGACAATCGCTGATCCCCAAAGCACGCGACGTTGTGCAGGCCTATGACGGCCTGCTGGACGACCTGACGGGGGAAGCGCAGCTGTTTGGCGAAATGACCCTTGGGGCCGTCCCCTCAACTTTACGCGGCTTGGTCCCGCGCGCCGTAAAGCAATTGGTCGCCGCCTATCCCGGGCTGCGCATTCGCGTTGTGCCGGGCTTGTCGGATGACCTATCGGAACAGGTCGAACGCGGGGCGTTGGACGCCGCGCTTTTGGGACCGTTCGCCTCGCAGCGAGACACTATGATGTGGCAACCCGTGGCAGGCGAACCGCTGGTTCTGATTTCAGCCCCCGACATTGTGGGGGATGACCCAAAAGCTCTGCTGACATCGCACCCCTACATTCGCCACACCCGCCGGGCGGCCGCGGGGCGGCTGGCCGACGACTGGATTGTCCGCCAAAAGCTGACGGTCACGATCGCGATGGAAATGGAAACCCTGGAGGCCGTCGCCTCCATGGTGGCGCATGGGCTGGGGCTGTCCGTTGTGCCGGACATCTGCGTGCCGGACCCCACCTTTTCAAGCCTGCGTAAGCTGCCCTTGGCCGGGGCACCTACGCGTGAATTGGGTCTGCTGACACGGACTGACTGCCCCAAGCGACGCTTGACGGACCGGCTGCTGGAAGAGGTCGCCAGCGTTGTCGCCACGCCGACGCTGGCCAGCTAAGGTCCGGTCCACTGTCACCCCGTCTCAAATGAGCTGATCCTGACCAACAACGCTGCGCGGTCCAGCACGTTGATCTGCCCCCTTGCCATCGAGATGAAGCCGGCGTCACGCAGCACCCCAAGCTCACGGTTTACCGTTTGGCGTGAACATCCAGCGACGGTTGCCAGATAGGACTGGCTCAACCGCAGGTCAGAGCGTCGCGCCGACAGTTCATGCAGGTAGGTACAGATACGTTGTTCCGCCGTGTAGAACTGATGCACAGCCTGATTGCGGTTATCGCGCTCCAGAAGATCATGAATATAGCCCGCAAAATTTCGCACAAAGGCCGGGCAAGACAGCTGCTGATCCAGCCGGGCCTTGGAGCAGAACAACAGCGTCGTTCTTGGAAGAGCCTTGCAACTGGCCGCATAGGGCCGTTCGGCAATTGCCTCGACCACGCCGAGAACATCGCCTGTGACCGACACGTAAACGACCGCCTTGTTCCCGTCTTCGCTGACGTAGGAGACCTCGACAGAACCGTCGGCCACAAAAAGCAGCCCCGATCCTATGTCGCCTTGGCTTAGGATCGTTGTCTTGGTCCCGAATGTGCGCAGATTGCAGTCATCCACAAACTTGGATCTGGCCGCATCTGACATGCCAGCCAACAGTCCGCATGACAATAAATGCGGGAACCGTTTCGAATGCTTCATGGCTGAAGCATTCAGCCACCTCAGGAAAAATGCAACTCGTTACCCTACCCGAGGCAACGATAGGGCGATTCTCCGCGCGACCTTGTCGGATAGCCGACAGTCCCGTCAGGTTATTGAGCATGGGCAGCAACCCGACTTAAGCAAAGCTTTACATAACCTAAAATCAGTTTGATTTGCCTTCGCGTTGCTTTTGAATGATATCAGGGCAAATTCACCCTCCGAGGAGCCATCCCATGTCCGTCAATGACAAGATCGTGGACGCGTTTGCCCGCCACAAGGTCGAGTTCATCACCACCGTGCCCTGCAAGCAGCTGGGCGGCGTGATCGAAAAATGCGAAGAGCATCCCGACATCTACCACATCCCTTCGAACAAAGAGGATGAGGGCATGGGCCTGTGCGCAGGCGCCTTTATGGGCGGCAAGCGGTCGGCCATCATCATGCAAAACACTGCAATCGGTGTGACGATCAACACGCTGGTCACCCTGACACAGTATTATCGCATGCCACTGCCGATGCTGATCAGCTATCGCGGGGAGTTGGGTGAGCCCGTGGCCTGCCAAGCGGAAATGGCCGTGCACACCAAAGCACTGCTAGCGCAGCTCAACATCCCGACCTACCACTTCCACGAGGAAAACGACGTCGAAGAGTTCGACAAGATCCTTGAATACACCTTCATGTGCAACAAACCGGTCGCCATCCTGACCGACGCCTCTTTCTGGAAAGGGTACTAATCATGATCCGCTCTGACATTCTGAAAGAACTGGCCCCGACCATCAAAGACACCCT is from uncultured Litoreibacter sp. and encodes:
- a CDS encoding Crp/Fnr family transcriptional regulator, with the translated sequence MSDAARSKFVDDCNLRTFGTKTTILSQGDIGSGLLFVADGSVEVSYVSEDGNKAVVYVSVTGDVLGVVEAIAERPYAASCKALPRTTLLFCSKARLDQQLSCPAFVRNFAGYIHDLLERDNRNQAVHQFYTAEQRICTYLHELSARRSDLRLSQSYLATVAGCSRQTVNRELGVLRDAGFISMARGQINVLDRAALLVRISSFETG
- a CDS encoding thiamine pyrophosphate-binding protein yields the protein MSVNDKIVDAFARHKVEFITTVPCKQLGGVIEKCEEHPDIYHIPSNKEDEGMGLCAGAFMGGKRSAIIMQNTAIGVTINTLVTLTQYYRMPLPMLISYRGELGEPVACQAEMAVHTKALLAQLNIPTYHFHEENDVEEFDKILEYTFMCNKPVAILTDASFWKGY
- a CDS encoding TerC family protein, which encodes MDTILDFGKIIIADLILSGDNALIIGMAAAGLAPELRKKAILYGMIIAAVLRILFAIVATSLLGIKGILFVGSILLFWVCWRLFVEIREGGAHDDAEEAMEMADDPEQGYTGPPRKTMMSALISITIADVSMSLDNVLAVAAIADGDTTMLVFGLGLAIVLMAFAATLIMKLLTKYPWISWVGLIVLVYVAGEMFYRGVVDVNIGVGPWLGLMEGWPTGKGH
- a CDS encoding TRAP transporter large permease subunit; translation: MADEPNPEDLEIADELIAERRAEAPGETPADMTAWQRPITAAIDVINYRAGQIIALMMVPLIAIVVWEVFSRNSFIILQNAGYEDFARSMGLGPTLQAYDLSRMIAGVLWMAGAGYGLMRGVHIRADFIYRFWSDKTQATVDAVAYLLFFIPSMIFFTVVASQYWFLSYETGERLALDSAWQPILWPARLAMPIGGVLLLLQGLPEIFRAFHKMGKEREKWFVRFLPVYAVFIIWLSLAIFLPDVIPGGAWFTEIMSARPNLDKPIIGLIMLGAMLFVIFIGFPISFTLIFLAFVFGIWGSNFKLTTLLMTLNTNSTMLNDQLMAVPLFVLMGIVMESAGLMERLFASIQMIMARVRGALFIAVLIVSTIFAAATGIVGASVTLLGIMAGATMSRSGYDVKLAAGTITAGGTLGILIPPSIMLIVMGPVLEVSTLDLFRGAFIPGALLASLYLIYTLGRCWLNPSLGPILSEEDQPETSKFYGAEVALICLGILTVCRVFGLGMGGALGTVVPFGGLFGLIIALGLVYAAYRKLAVLRVMVPVAVVFHLYLSLVAGGGISVWGMVFSAFIVLLAILGRPIYSKEAEGGFYFSDLWDEFFAGLMPPTILISFALGSILFGFATPAEAAAMGAFGAIILAIAYRKFTLPGFFDSLIKALEITVLIMFLVAASNFFGAQFSALGTPRMMTEILLGLDMAPFLVLLLVMALIFLLGWPLEWVPIVLIVVPILLPTVQALDIHGLSSYDLMVWFGILVAVNLQTAWLSPPVALSAYFLKGVVPNWDLKDIYLGMMQFMLVQLFGLILLLAFPQLVLWLPRVMGGG
- a CDS encoding choline dehydrogenase; this encodes MDFDFIIVGAGSAGCVLANRLSANGKYKVAVLEAGGKDTYPWIHIPVGYFKTMSNPNTDWMYETEADPGLNGRSLKWPRGKVLGGSSSINGLLYVRGQAQDYDGWRQLGNTGWSWSDVAPLFKRSENYENGTRVDELRGGDGPLSVSDTTVTRQCVDDWLTAAVNAGYKRAKDYNGADQEGVSLFQLTTRNGRRCSSAVAYLNPAKSRENLTVLTRCAVEKLTFDGKRCTGLIANHNGQQITMKANKEVILSAGALASPQILMVSGVGAADELKPLGIEMVHENKAVGKNLQDHLQARPVYKTSLPTINTEVSSYFKQAMIGLQYIATRGGPMAMAASLGTGFLKTREDLEVPDIQFHIQPFSADKIDEGAHKFSAFTASVLQLRPESVGHMELASADMRDYPKIHPNYLATKTDCDTIVEGVRITRRITGTAPIAQYVTEEHQPGPGVSDDYDEILEWVRNTSTTIYHPTGTCKMGVDDAAVVDPRLKVIGIEGLRVADASIMPIIVSGNTNAPSIMIGEKASDLILEDAEKGAAAPTKEMA
- a CDS encoding IclR family transcriptional regulator codes for the protein MRDERARGLRPGRRARMMGAGVVHSSSSHVARHQVLQELAREVGETVNFVVPEDRGMSYQDRVETDWPFRIQLPIGTNVPFHCTASGKTYLASLPKAERRRLVHVMHLERHTESTITDPDTFLDELQDIARQGYALDRCEYFEGMVAVAVPILDPTGRYCASVAFHAPEQRISIELAETKVGVLQATSRKLTETIFSS
- a CDS encoding TRAP transporter substrate-binding protein, translating into MFNLKTLTASAVGLALMATGAMAEKVLRIQSVLPNTADEVVMLNEFGKDVAALTGGSLTIEVLPAGAVVGPRDIMDAVDAGLVEGGFAWTHYWGGKHVAANLFGAPVAGAGVGLDNIAFLSWFQFGGGKELYDRLWDEMGVNVKGFMLQPVGPEALGWFPEPITSMDDFRQMRFRAPPGMVGAAYADIGVPAVAMGGGDILPALEKGTIDAAEWCCPKPDSVFGFQKVLKHYYLQGLHQVTVNADMYVNKDFYNGLTELEQKALEVASTASLSKSLSYRIYENGKALKDLTENHGVILEDTPADYFTEYSAAATKALQAAADENEFFAEVWASQTEFAKIAVPFWAGAQTSNANLGRAFADTLK
- a CDS encoding LysR family transcriptional regulator produces the protein MSITLLRSLIAVAETGSFAAASARVNVSQAAVGQQMKRLEESLGVTLFDRDRKTPKLNPLGQSLIPKARDVVQAYDGLLDDLTGEAQLFGEMTLGAVPSTLRGLVPRAVKQLVAAYPGLRIRVVPGLSDDLSEQVERGALDAALLGPFASQRDTMMWQPVAGEPLVLISAPDIVGDDPKALLTSHPYIRHTRRAAAGRLADDWIVRQKLTVTIAMEMETLEAVASMVAHGLGLSVVPDICVPDPTFSSLRKLPLAGAPTRELGLLTRTDCPKRRLTDRLLEEVASVVATPTLAS